Proteins from one Thaumasiovibrio subtropicus genomic window:
- a CDS encoding GNAT family N-acetyltransferase, whose product MYIRNIAVPDWSSIMALQHQAYYHLDPESEAVLRSKVSVGQNVSFVAEKKDSVVAYLIAFSYPINQYPSLVKPEAEPFRCSNLLLHDLVVERDNRLEGIATRLLSVLRDVAKEQGYRTLSLVASDISKAFWQKQGFESVPTAVAPIHYGSGSVYMCLHIEDY is encoded by the coding sequence ATGTACATTCGAAATATTGCTGTGCCCGATTGGTCTTCGATCATGGCCTTACAGCATCAGGCTTATTATCACTTAGATCCTGAAAGTGAAGCGGTACTGAGATCTAAAGTCTCGGTGGGTCAAAACGTCAGTTTTGTCGCTGAAAAGAAAGATAGCGTCGTGGCTTATCTGATCGCCTTCTCATACCCGATTAATCAATATCCGAGTCTTGTAAAACCTGAAGCGGAGCCGTTCCGTTGCTCAAACCTGTTGCTTCATGATCTGGTTGTTGAACGAGATAACCGTCTTGAAGGCATTGCGACACGTTTATTGTCTGTCCTCAGAGATGTCGCAAAAGAGCAAGGCTATCGCACGCTCTCGCTGGTGGCGTCTGACATCAGCAAGGCGTTTTGGCAAAAACAAGGGTTTGAATCCGTTCCGACAGCCGTCGCGCCTATCCACTATGGTTCAGGCTCGGTATATATGTGTCTTCATATAGAGGATTACTAA
- a CDS encoding aldo/keto reductase yields the protein MKKIDMADDGLQFSPLIQGYWRQMAWNMSPQALLTFIEQHLELGITTVDHADIYGDHQCEAAFGKALALSPSLRDQLEIVTKADIRIPSSPIGQVRTAHYDTSAAHLRESVENSLKHFHTDHLDVLLIHRPDFLMNADEVAREFESLKQSGKVRHFGVSNFTPSQFELLQSRLDDALITNQVEFNPVNMGVLEDGTFDQLQMHRVKPMIWSCLAGGAIFAKETAQTQRLYDTLATIGEELGGVGIDQVIFAWILKMPVNPLPILGTSNIERVKDAVNALSLTLTHEQWYRIWVASKGHGVP from the coding sequence ATGAAAAAGATTGACATGGCAGACGATGGCTTACAGTTTTCACCACTGATTCAAGGCTATTGGCGTCAAATGGCTTGGAATATGTCACCGCAAGCCTTGCTAACTTTCATTGAGCAGCACCTAGAGTTAGGGATCACCACTGTCGATCACGCCGACATTTATGGTGATCACCAATGCGAAGCAGCCTTTGGAAAAGCGCTTGCGCTATCGCCTTCATTGCGTGATCAACTAGAGATTGTGACCAAAGCAGATATTCGCATCCCTTCTTCACCAATTGGTCAAGTCCGTACCGCGCACTACGATACTTCCGCAGCACATCTTCGTGAGTCAGTTGAAAACTCTCTGAAGCATTTTCACACTGACCACCTTGATGTACTGCTGATTCATCGTCCTGATTTTCTCATGAATGCCGATGAAGTCGCTCGCGAGTTTGAGTCGCTCAAGCAATCTGGCAAGGTGCGCCATTTTGGTGTGTCCAACTTCACGCCAAGTCAATTCGAACTGCTACAGTCGCGATTAGATGATGCGTTGATCACCAACCAAGTCGAGTTCAACCCTGTGAATATGGGCGTGCTAGAAGATGGGACTTTTGACCAATTACAGATGCACCGCGTTAAGCCGATGATCTGGTCATGTCTCGCTGGTGGTGCAATTTTCGCCAAAGAGACAGCGCAAACACAGCGACTGTATGACACCCTAGCGACGATTGGTGAGGAACTGGGTGGCGTCGGTATCGATCAAGTCATCTTTGCTTGGATTCTAAAAATGCCAGTGAATCCATTACCGATTCTCGGCACAAGCAACATCGAACGCGTAAAGGATGCCGTTAACGCGCTGTCACTCACCTTAACCCATGAACAGTGGTATCGAATCTGGGTAGCGTCAAAAGGTCATGGCGTGCCATAA
- a CDS encoding ion transporter — MHIRDKFNQLLQNQALKHKLYVIIFGTHTKAGRRFDLVLIIAIIVSLGLMFFDSTLPYNSALSAKLRYIELLFALLFTAEYIVRLYCSPHPKAYAKSFYGVIDLLAILPTYIALLFPPASFMAAIRLLRVMRIFRILKLVRYLQDSNILMRSLLMSRRKIFIFFSTVAILVTIFGALIYAIEGPHNGFTSIPQSIYWAIVTITTVGYGDIVPQTALGKAVASLTMLLGYSILAVPTGIITAELNNEMSAHRNLVKCPNCSRNGHEADALYCKHCGSELATPSERVIPIDDEESK; from the coding sequence ATGCATATCCGCGACAAATTCAATCAATTACTGCAAAACCAAGCACTCAAGCACAAACTCTATGTCATCATATTTGGCACCCACACGAAAGCTGGGCGTCGCTTTGATCTCGTGTTGATTATTGCAATCATTGTGTCTTTGGGGTTAATGTTCTTTGATTCTACGCTTCCTTACAACAGCGCCCTTTCAGCGAAACTGCGCTATATAGAGCTGCTTTTTGCACTGCTATTTACCGCAGAATACATTGTTCGCCTCTACTGCTCCCCTCATCCGAAAGCCTATGCAAAAAGCTTTTACGGTGTGATTGATCTCCTGGCGATCTTGCCGACCTATATCGCCCTCCTCTTCCCGCCAGCGTCTTTTATGGCAGCGATCAGGCTACTTCGCGTCATGCGCATTTTCCGCATTCTTAAACTTGTTCGATATCTACAAGATTCGAATATATTGATGCGTTCACTCTTGATGTCACGCCGGAAGATTTTCATCTTCTTTTCGACAGTTGCGATTCTTGTCACTATTTTCGGCGCCCTGATCTATGCGATTGAGGGGCCACATAACGGCTTCACTAGTATCCCACAAAGCATATACTGGGCAATTGTCACCATTACGACTGTCGGTTATGGCGATATTGTGCCGCAAACTGCTCTAGGCAAGGCTGTTGCATCCCTTACCATGCTACTGGGTTACTCAATATTGGCGGTGCCAACAGGTATCATCACCGCGGAACTCAATAATGAGATGTCCGCCCACCGCAATCTCGTCAAATGCCCCAATTGCTCGCGCAATGGCCATGAAGCTGATGCACTTTACTGCAAGCACTGTGGCAGTGAACTGGCGACCCCAAGCGAACGCGTTATCCCCATCGACGATGAGGAGTCCAAATAG
- a CDS encoding glutaredoxin domain-containing protein, producing the protein MSLHQYNNLVITQPNCPYCVKAKAILDARGTEYTTLVLGQDLEKEAMITFIEEVARVTVNTVPQIILDGQYIGGHDDLVAKLDREEIEDDSFSDFEL; encoded by the coding sequence ATGTCATTACATCAATATAATAATTTAGTGATCACCCAACCTAACTGCCCTTACTGTGTTAAAGCGAAAGCCATTTTGGATGCGCGTGGCACAGAGTACACCACGCTTGTACTGGGACAAGATTTAGAGAAAGAGGCAATGATCACTTTCATCGAAGAAGTGGCGCGTGTCACCGTTAATACGGTGCCGCAAATTATTCTTGATGGTCAATACATTGGTGGCCACGACGATTTGGTCGCGAAGCTTGATCGTGAAGAGATTGAAGACGATAGCTTTAGCGACTTTGAACTCTAA
- a CDS encoding alpha-ketoglutarate-dependent dioxygenase AlkB family protein — protein sequence MTQKKSEGLNVEFDQHFLAQELADSLFAKFQNEIEWQHLSIKMFGKSVLQPRLQAWMGDKKYTYSGLEMTPEPWHPALMDIKTRIEETYNIPINSVLINLYRDGMDYMGYHRDNEKALGHQPVIASVSLGAERKFVFRRRDKTEKVEFFLPHGSLLIMQGDTQTEWEHALPKMRKIDKPRINLTFRYIVDL from the coding sequence TTGACTCAAAAAAAGTCTGAAGGACTGAATGTTGAATTTGATCAGCATTTCTTGGCGCAAGAACTGGCGGACTCGCTATTTGCGAAATTTCAGAATGAGATCGAATGGCAGCATTTAAGTATAAAAATGTTTGGAAAATCAGTGCTTCAACCTAGATTACAAGCATGGATGGGAGATAAAAAATATACCTATTCAGGATTGGAGATGACGCCAGAGCCTTGGCATCCGGCATTGATGGATATAAAAACGCGCATAGAAGAGACATACAATATACCTATAAATAGTGTGCTTATTAACCTGTATCGCGATGGAATGGATTACATGGGATATCACCGAGACAATGAAAAGGCGCTCGGACATCAGCCAGTGATCGCTTCCGTGAGCTTGGGTGCAGAGAGAAAGTTTGTGTTTAGACGTCGTGATAAGACAGAAAAGGTCGAGTTTTTTTTGCCGCATGGCAGCTTATTAATCATGCAAGGTGATACCCAGACAGAGTGGGAACATGCGCTACCTAAAATGCGCAAGATTGATAAGCCTCGGATTAATTTAACTTTTCGTTATATCGTCGATTTATAG
- a CDS encoding chitinase C-terminal domain-containing protein — protein MNPDQVNKPSFAFKAFKMSALTGACLLAFNSYAAIDCTNIPAWDAGAVYNGGEQVQQNDVAYKAKWWTQGEDPATTGDWGVWGTVDQCDTVVLPPDNLVPTVSLTSPTANQTFQVGDTVNMTANAADEDGTVARVDFLVNGQVVASSTQAPYSASWVAEQGTQTVSAIAYDDKDAASVVSAAAIVVEGPVGNVAPNATISLSASQVVVGSTVSIAATAEDSDGTVAQVEFFLDGVLVQTQTQAPFGFDWLADTAGNYTLSVVATDNEGATGTAQAALRVVAESAGTNCRPTGLYQTPNVDVPYCTQYDADGREILANNLPRRIIGYFTSWRNDGSDQTSYLVNDIPWEQLTHINYAFAGVKADGTINIGDVTDPTNPATGLEWADVEIDPTLGFKGHFGALATAKKKHGVKTLISIGGWAETGGHFGADGNRVNDGGFYTMTTNADGTPNMAGIQKFAKESVAFIRKYQFDGVDIDYEYPTSMSGAGNPMDFVFSDARRAYLMNSYKILMKELRVELDKASAEDGVHYMLTIASPSSGYLLRGMETMDITKYLDYVNIMTYDLHGAWNDHVGPNAALYDTGEDSELAAWNVYGTAAYGGIGYLNTDWAYNYFRGSMPAGRINIGVPYYTRGWQGVTGGTNGLWGKAALPNQAECQAGTGEGEKNNCGNGAMGIDNLWHDLDEQGREMGAGSNPMWHAKNLEHGVLGSYLDAYGLDPANNPVHALVGDYQRFYDAVAVAPWLWNAEKNVFLSTEDKDSVNVKADYIVDKGIGGVMFWELAGDYNCYIVDATGKRGFVDATEQACMTGTGEYHMGNTMTTAFYDKFVNAAPYNVNQANITMPTEALDISVSIDGFKVGDQNYPINPKITFTNNTGVDLPGGTQFQFDIPTSAPDNAKDQSGGGLAVIASAHSGNNIGGLKGELHRVAFSLPTWKALPAGGSYELDMVYYLPISGPSSYTVNVNGVDYAFAFEYPELPIGDPSAGNGGGNGGGNGGTCDTAGLVTYPNFPQTDWQGNPSHANQGDKVIHNNTVFQANWWTASTPGSDGSWSSVCTF, from the coding sequence ATGAACCCGGATCAGGTAAATAAACCAAGTTTTGCCTTCAAGGCATTCAAAATGAGTGCATTGACTGGCGCTTGTTTATTGGCTTTTAACAGCTACGCCGCGATTGATTGTACTAACATTCCAGCATGGGATGCTGGAGCAGTTTACAACGGTGGTGAGCAAGTTCAGCAAAATGACGTTGCCTACAAGGCAAAGTGGTGGACACAAGGTGAAGACCCTGCCACAACTGGCGATTGGGGTGTTTGGGGTACAGTAGATCAGTGTGACACTGTTGTTTTACCGCCAGATAACCTAGTACCAACCGTTTCGCTGACCTCTCCAACCGCAAATCAAACTTTCCAAGTTGGCGACACTGTTAACATGACAGCGAACGCCGCGGATGAAGATGGCACCGTTGCTCGTGTCGACTTCCTCGTCAATGGCCAAGTTGTTGCATCAAGCACTCAAGCGCCTTACAGCGCGAGCTGGGTGGCAGAGCAAGGCACACAAACTGTTTCTGCCATCGCTTATGATGACAAAGACGCCGCTTCCGTTGTTAGCGCGGCAGCTATCGTTGTTGAAGGCCCTGTCGGCAACGTCGCACCAAACGCAACCATTTCTCTCAGCGCATCACAAGTTGTGGTTGGCTCAACAGTCAGCATTGCAGCTACTGCAGAAGACAGTGACGGCACTGTCGCGCAAGTTGAGTTCTTCCTTGATGGCGTATTAGTACAAACGCAAACCCAAGCACCATTTGGTTTCGATTGGCTAGCTGATACCGCAGGTAACTACACCCTTTCTGTTGTTGCGACTGACAACGAAGGCGCAACGGGCACGGCACAAGCCGCGCTTCGTGTTGTTGCTGAGTCTGCTGGCACCAACTGTCGTCCAACCGGTTTGTACCAAACACCAAACGTTGACGTACCTTACTGTACTCAGTACGACGCTGATGGTCGTGAGATCCTCGCCAATAACCTACCTCGCCGTATCATTGGTTACTTCACGAGCTGGCGTAACGATGGTAGCGATCAAACTAGCTACCTCGTCAATGACATCCCATGGGAGCAGCTCACTCACATCAACTACGCGTTTGCGGGTGTGAAAGCTGACGGTACCATCAACATTGGTGATGTGACGGATCCAACAAACCCTGCAACTGGCCTTGAGTGGGCAGATGTTGAGATCGATCCGACACTTGGCTTCAAAGGTCACTTCGGTGCACTCGCAACAGCGAAGAAGAAGCATGGTGTTAAAACGCTGATTTCTATCGGTGGTTGGGCAGAAACCGGTGGTCACTTCGGTGCAGACGGTAACCGTGTCAATGATGGTGGCTTCTACACCATGACGACCAACGCAGATGGTACGCCAAACATGGCGGGTATCCAGAAGTTTGCGAAAGAGTCTGTCGCCTTCATCCGTAAATACCAGTTTGATGGTGTTGATATTGACTACGAATACCCAACCTCTATGTCAGGCGCGGGTAACCCTATGGACTTCGTCTTCTCAGACGCGCGTCGTGCTTACTTGATGAACTCTTACAAGATCCTCATGAAAGAGCTTCGTGTCGAACTCGACAAAGCCAGTGCGGAAGATGGCGTACACTACATGCTGACCATCGCCTCGCCATCATCAGGTTACCTACTACGTGGTATGGAAACCATGGATATCACCAAGTACCTCGACTACGTCAACATCATGACGTACGACTTACACGGCGCTTGGAATGACCATGTCGGACCAAATGCTGCACTGTATGACACAGGTGAAGATTCAGAGCTTGCCGCTTGGAACGTCTATGGCACTGCGGCGTACGGTGGCATCGGCTACTTGAACACAGACTGGGCCTACAACTATTTCCGCGGTTCAATGCCTGCTGGTCGTATCAACATCGGTGTACCTTACTACACCCGTGGCTGGCAAGGAGTGACTGGTGGTACCAACGGCCTTTGGGGTAAAGCCGCATTGCCTAACCAAGCCGAGTGTCAAGCGGGGACTGGCGAAGGCGAGAAGAACAACTGTGGTAACGGTGCAATGGGTATCGACAACCTATGGCACGACCTTGATGAGCAAGGTCGCGAAATGGGTGCAGGTTCTAACCCAATGTGGCATGCGAAGAACCTTGAGCACGGTGTGCTAGGTTCATACCTGGATGCTTATGGCTTAGACCCAGCTAACAACCCTGTTCATGCTCTTGTCGGTGATTACCAACGCTTCTACGATGCTGTTGCTGTCGCGCCATGGCTATGGAACGCAGAGAAGAATGTTTTCCTATCTACGGAAGATAAAGACTCTGTTAACGTGAAAGCTGACTACATCGTTGATAAAGGTATCGGTGGTGTGATGTTCTGGGAGCTTGCGGGTGACTACAACTGTTACATCGTCGATGCTACAGGTAAGCGTGGTTTTGTTGACGCAACCGAACAAGCGTGTATGACGGGCACAGGTGAGTACCACATGGGTAATACCATGACGACTGCCTTCTACGACAAGTTTGTTAATGCGGCGCCTTATAACGTCAACCAAGCAAACATCACTATGCCAACTGAAGCGCTCGACATCAGTGTTAGCATCGATGGATTCAAAGTGGGTGACCAAAACTACCCAATCAATCCTAAGATCACGTTCACTAACAACACTGGCGTTGACCTACCAGGCGGCACTCAGTTCCAATTCGATATTCCAACCTCAGCACCTGACAACGCGAAAGACCAATCAGGTGGCGGTCTAGCGGTTATCGCGTCTGCGCACTCAGGTAACAATATCGGTGGCCTTAAAGGTGAACTTCACCGTGTAGCCTTCTCACTACCTACGTGGAAAGCACTACCAGCGGGCGGTTCTTATGAGTTGGATATGGTTTACTACCTACCAATCTCAGGTCCTTCAAGCTACACAGTGAATGTCAACGGTGTGGACTACGCCTTTGCATTCGAGTACCCAGAACTCCCCATCGGCGACCCAAGCGCAGGTAACGGCGGCGGCAACGGTGGTGGCAATGGCGGTACTTGTGATACAGCTGGCCTAGTGACTTACCCTAACTTCCCGCAAACGGACTGGCAGGGTAACCCAAGTCACGCAAACCAAGGTGACAAAGTCATCCACAACAACACCGTATTCCAAGCAAACTGGTGGACAGCATCAACACCAGGCAGTGACGGAAGCTGGTCAAGTGTGTGTACTTTCTAA
- a CDS encoding murein L,D-transpeptidase catalytic domain family protein → MKHLITHLGLLLTLSLTTIGCVTTSQASYIDDQSTVSISATYNTLDLHGKLDYAVFMKALRAYNEVENVENPYLTIIDYTKPSSEKRFFVIDMQNMEVVYNTLVAHGKNSGTEYATDFSNTVNSKKTSLGVFLTDTTYDGSNGYSLRLDGLTPGLNDNARQRYIVVHGADYAEEDFLASNGQLGRSWGCPAVPNTVAREVIDTIKGGSVIFAHG, encoded by the coding sequence ATGAAACACCTAATAACACATTTGGGATTACTGCTGACTCTCTCTTTAACGACAATTGGTTGCGTAACAACGAGCCAAGCAAGTTATATCGATGACCAGTCAACAGTCTCCATCAGTGCAACCTACAACACATTGGATTTGCACGGAAAACTGGATTACGCCGTCTTCATGAAAGCGCTACGCGCCTACAATGAGGTCGAAAACGTTGAAAACCCTTATTTGACCATTATTGACTACACAAAGCCTTCTTCTGAAAAGCGTTTCTTTGTTATCGATATGCAAAATATGGAAGTTGTTTACAATACACTGGTTGCACATGGGAAAAACAGCGGCACAGAGTACGCAACCGATTTCTCCAACACAGTCAACTCCAAAAAGACGTCACTTGGCGTGTTTTTGACAGATACCACTTACGATGGCAGTAACGGCTACTCATTACGATTAGACGGGCTAACCCCCGGGTTAAACGATAATGCTCGTCAGCGCTACATTGTGGTGCATGGGGCAGACTATGCTGAAGAGGATTTCTTAGCGTCTAATGGCCAATTAGGGCGTAGTTGGGGTTGCCCAGCCGTTCCCAATACCGTTGCCCGTGAAGTCATTGATACGATCAAAGGCGGCAGCGTGATTTTTGCTCACGGCTAA
- a CDS encoding sugar efflux transporter, protein MSGRLLNESVRFFIINGLTAFSFTFAMPIIPLFLIDVLGIEPVYIGVFTVATALSGILVSRKVGNLSDSGSNDRVIYAVTVGATVLAGLAFAALDSFWQAMLAGVILMAVARASMPQCLAMIRKYANCKGKDSTKFNAQMRSAISLVWVVGPPVAFAVAAQWGFDACFLISAVIACVVLILAYFWLPDTTSVAQEAASKAASAKMPLSIWLLGGVTFFACMANSLYVTAMPIYVTKELGLDISLPGVLLGLAAGLEIPLMLFAGWSASRFGSLRLILIAFVNAALFYLLVQWATTPLQLMGIQVFNGVFFGIFIGLAVSLFQDALPTRSGAASAFYSNAMTVGSMVGGSVAGVVAQWWSFKSALLVSLFLIFLAMAGLVLYAKQRSCAIEMAA, encoded by the coding sequence GTGTCGGGGCGATTACTCAATGAGTCGGTAAGGTTTTTTATTATCAATGGATTAACGGCATTTTCTTTTACTTTTGCTATGCCGATTATTCCTCTTTTTTTAATCGATGTGCTGGGTATTGAACCTGTCTACATCGGTGTATTTACCGTCGCCACTGCCTTATCTGGCATCCTTGTCTCTCGTAAGGTTGGCAACCTCTCTGACAGTGGCAGCAACGACAGAGTGATTTACGCTGTCACGGTGGGTGCAACCGTATTGGCTGGTTTAGCTTTTGCGGCACTAGACAGTTTTTGGCAAGCCATGCTGGCAGGGGTGATTTTGATGGCGGTTGCCCGCGCTTCTATGCCGCAATGTTTGGCGATGATCCGCAAATATGCGAATTGCAAAGGTAAAGATAGCACTAAGTTTAATGCTCAGATGCGTAGCGCCATTTCATTAGTTTGGGTCGTGGGGCCGCCCGTCGCATTTGCCGTTGCTGCTCAGTGGGGTTTCGATGCCTGCTTTTTGATCTCTGCGGTTATTGCATGTGTTGTGCTTATTTTGGCTTACTTCTGGTTACCTGATACCACCTCGGTCGCGCAAGAGGCGGCGTCCAAGGCTGCCAGCGCCAAGATGCCACTTTCCATTTGGTTGTTAGGTGGCGTGACCTTCTTTGCGTGTATGGCGAATAGCCTCTATGTCACGGCAATGCCAATTTATGTGACCAAAGAGTTAGGGTTAGACATTAGTCTGCCAGGCGTGCTACTGGGTTTAGCTGCGGGACTTGAGATTCCTTTGATGCTTTTTGCCGGGTGGTCTGCAAGCCGTTTTGGCAGTTTGCGATTGATTTTAATAGCTTTTGTCAATGCAGCCTTGTTTTATCTGCTCGTGCAGTGGGCGACAACCCCTCTGCAGCTAATGGGTATTCAAGTGTTCAATGGTGTGTTCTTTGGTATTTTCATCGGACTTGCCGTGAGTTTGTTTCAAGATGCGTTACCGACCCGCAGTGGTGCTGCCTCGGCGTTCTATTCCAATGCGATGACCGTCGGCAGTATGGTTGGTGGCAGTGTTGCCGGCGTTGTCGCACAGTGGTGGTCGTTTAAATCTGCCTTGCTCGTGTCGCTGTTCTTGATTTTTCTCGCTATGGCAGGGCTGGTGCTGTACGCGAAACAGCGATCTTGTGCGATCGAAATGGCTGCATAG
- a CDS encoding 1-aminocyclopropane-1-carboxylate deaminase/D-cysteine desulfhydrase, which yields MALALNNTPVTQHQYGDIHFYLKRDDLLHAHFSGNKARKLMSVLENDFPRVTTLVGYGSPQANSLLSIAALAQLKGWRCQFYVDRIPAWLRENPIGNYAHALKLGADVRVVAEQSQGEGLKPSEFIARFKQANDENLCLPEGGRSPLAEIGIKGLAEEILAWKKAQKLQQLHVALPSGTGTTSLYLQKHLQNANIKVLTCACVGGEDYLKSQWLSLSDTCHPTILAAPRKHHFGKLYQDDYQCWQDLKQTTGVEFELLYDPLMWHCLTHYFQRFPEMKHVPLLYIHQGGLIGNESMLPRYQRRFK from the coding sequence ATGGCATTAGCACTCAACAACACACCCGTGACACAACATCAATATGGTGATATCCACTTTTACCTGAAACGCGATGACCTGCTCCATGCGCATTTCTCTGGAAACAAAGCACGAAAATTGATGTCGGTGTTAGAAAATGACTTCCCTCGTGTTACCACACTGGTTGGCTATGGCTCTCCACAAGCTAACTCGCTGCTTTCTATCGCTGCACTGGCACAGCTCAAAGGATGGCGCTGCCAATTTTACGTCGATCGGATACCCGCTTGGCTAAGAGAGAACCCCATAGGGAACTACGCACACGCGCTAAAGCTCGGCGCTGATGTTCGGGTCGTCGCTGAACAATCACAAGGAGAAGGCCTGAAACCCAGTGAGTTTATTGCACGCTTTAAACAAGCGAACGATGAAAATCTTTGTTTACCTGAAGGGGGACGATCGCCGCTGGCTGAAATTGGAATAAAAGGTCTAGCAGAAGAAATCCTCGCTTGGAAAAAAGCGCAGAAGCTGCAACAACTTCATGTCGCGCTGCCATCAGGCACTGGCACCACTTCCCTCTATCTGCAAAAACACTTGCAAAATGCAAATATCAAGGTGCTTACCTGTGCTTGCGTGGGTGGCGAAGACTACCTCAAGTCCCAATGGCTATCGCTTTCAGACACTTGCCACCCCACAATACTCGCCGCGCCACGCAAGCATCATTTCGGCAAACTTTACCAAGACGATTATCAATGCTGGCAGGACTTAAAACAGACTACTGGCGTTGAGTTCGAACTGCTTTATGATCCACTGATGTGGCACTGCTTAACGCATTACTTTCAGCGGTTCCCAGAGATGAAGCATGTCCCGCTGTTGTATATCCACCAAGGCGGGCTTATTGGTAATGAGAGCATGCTTCCTCGCTATCAACGTCGATTCAAATGA
- a CDS encoding FKBP-type peptidyl-prolyl cis-trans isomerase: MAAIILVVFIIIQRSLSGRGAEENIKIGQEYLAQNAEQEGVVTTDSGLQYLVLEEGTGTVHPSAKDKVRVHYHGKLIDGTVFDSSVDRGEPIDFSLGQVIKGWTEGLQYMVEGEKVRLFIPANLAYGNRGVGAIPAGSMLIFDVELIKINP; the protein is encoded by the coding sequence ATTGCCGCGATTATTCTCGTGGTCTTTATCATCATTCAACGCTCACTTTCTGGACGTGGGGCCGAAGAAAACATCAAAATAGGTCAAGAATATCTTGCTCAAAATGCAGAGCAAGAAGGGGTAGTAACCACAGACTCTGGCTTGCAGTATCTGGTGCTGGAAGAAGGGACCGGAACGGTTCACCCGAGTGCGAAAGATAAAGTCCGCGTTCACTATCACGGCAAGCTGATTGATGGCACCGTCTTTGATAGCTCCGTCGATCGCGGCGAGCCAATTGACTTCAGCTTAGGTCAAGTCATCAAAGGCTGGACTGAAGGATTGCAATACATGGTAGAAGGAGAAAAGGTACGCCTCTTTATCCCTGCTAACCTTGCCTATGGCAATCGCGGCGTCGGCGCTATTCCTGCAGGTTCTATGCTGATCTTTGATGTTGAGCTTATCAAGATCAACCCGTAA